A genomic region of Cytobacillus luteolus contains the following coding sequences:
- a CDS encoding phosphatidylglycerophosphatase A, with translation MSEIERKAREWLEERGVTIQDIADLVFFLQEKYHPSLRMEDCLENVDRVLSKREVQNAILTGIQLDVLTEKGLIEEPLLSTLKSDEGLYGVDEILAFSIVNVYGSIGFTNYGFIDKQKPGILEKLNNKDTGDCHTFLDDIVGAIAAAASSRLAHRAANEE, from the coding sequence ATGAGTGAAATAGAGCGTAAAGCAAGAGAATGGTTAGAAGAAAGAGGAGTAACCATTCAAGATATCGCAGATCTAGTCTTTTTTCTTCAAGAAAAGTACCATCCTAGTTTACGAATGGAAGATTGCTTAGAGAATGTCGATCGGGTTTTGTCTAAGCGAGAGGTCCAAAACGCAATACTGACGGGTATTCAGCTTGATGTATTAACAGAAAAAGGACTAATTGAAGAGCCGCTATTATCTACTCTAAAATCAGATGAAGGCCTTTATGGAGTAGATGAGATTTTAGCCTTTTCAATCGTCAATGTATATGGTTCAATTGGTTTTACAAACTATGGATTTATAGATAAACAGAAACCTGGAATATTAGAGAAGTTAAACAATAAAGATACAGGAGATTGTCATACTTTCCTTGATGATATTGTGGGTGCAATTGCAGCAGCAGCATCCAGCCGTCTTGCACATAGAGCTGCGAATGAAGAGTAA
- a CDS encoding homoserine dehydrogenase yields the protein MKKISVGLLGLGTVGTGVVTILTNHQDKLMHQVGCPIELRKVLVQDINKDRLVEVDQSLLTLEVDDVVCNPEIDIVIEVMGGVEETRKHILAALKNKKHVVTANKDLMALYGPELLMEATNNGCDLFYEASVAGGIPILRSLVDGLASDRITKMMGIVNGTTNFILTKMSKDKRTYEDVLSEAQRLGYAESDPTSDVEGIDAARKMAILATLGFSMNIALDDVRIKGISTISEEDLDYSKRFGYTMKLIGMAARDGDRVEVSVEPTLISDHHPLASVNDEYNAVYVLGEAVGETMFYGPGAGSLPTATAVVSDLVAVMKNMRLGVNGRSAVSPQFEKKLKVASEIKSKYFLRIHVQDQVGAFSKITTVFTNHGVSFEKILQLPLNDKNIAEIVVVTHKASLKDYEEILQELEALEVIHQVKSSYRVEGEGM from the coding sequence ATGAAAAAGATATCTGTAGGACTGTTAGGGTTAGGTACAGTCGGGACAGGAGTGGTTACAATCCTGACAAATCATCAAGACAAACTAATGCATCAGGTGGGTTGTCCAATTGAATTAAGAAAGGTATTAGTTCAAGACATAAATAAAGATAGACTAGTAGAAGTTGACCAATCCCTACTAACGTTAGAAGTAGATGATGTCGTTTGTAATCCAGAGATCGACATCGTGATTGAGGTAATGGGTGGAGTAGAAGAAACAAGAAAGCATATTTTAGCTGCTTTAAAAAATAAAAAACATGTTGTAACTGCAAATAAAGATTTAATGGCTTTATACGGACCAGAATTGCTCATGGAAGCAACTAACAACGGCTGTGATCTCTTTTATGAAGCGAGTGTAGCAGGAGGAATTCCTATTCTAAGGAGTTTAGTTGATGGGCTAGCTTCAGACAGAATTACAAAAATGATGGGTATAGTCAATGGGACAACAAATTTTATACTTACAAAAATGAGTAAAGATAAACGGACATATGAGGATGTGTTATCAGAGGCACAGCGATTAGGTTATGCAGAATCTGACCCTACCTCAGACGTTGAAGGCATTGACGCTGCTAGAAAGATGGCCATATTAGCTACACTTGGATTTTCGATGAATATTGCCTTAGATGATGTTAGAATCAAGGGGATTTCAACGATTTCAGAAGAAGATCTAGATTACAGCAAAAGATTTGGGTACACGATGAAGCTTATCGGAATGGCTGCACGTGATGGAGATAGAGTTGAGGTAAGTGTTGAGCCAACTCTCATTTCTGATCACCATCCATTGGCTTCAGTTAATGACGAATATAATGCGGTTTATGTGCTCGGTGAAGCGGTTGGTGAGACAATGTTTTACGGACCAGGTGCAGGGAGCTTACCTACTGCAACTGCCGTTGTATCAGATTTAGTTGCAGTGATGAAAAATATGAGGCTTGGGGTTAATGGTCGCAGTGCTGTTTCTCCTCAATTTGAAAAGAAATTAAAGGTTGCTTCTGAAATAAAATCAAAATACTTTTTAAGAATTCATGTTCAGGATCAAGTTGGAGCATTTTCAAAAATAACAACAGTCTTTACCAACCATGGGGTTAGCTTCGAAAAAATCCTTCAATTACCTTTAAATGATAAGAATATAGCTGAAATTGTAGTTGTAACACATAAAGCTTCACTAAAAGATTATGAAGAAATTTTACAAGAACTTGAAGCATTGGAAGTCATTCATCAGGTTAAGAGTTCGTACAGAGTTGAGGGAGAGGGAATGTAA
- the yutH gene encoding spore coat putative kinase YutH yields MDKHLQEHYRLKIDEKMSIGSYEAFRFRNVVYTIVPITNMEHEEIVELKQMSDYLISTGERNIASIVPTASNSLLTSIDDQGNILLLQMPTQQQGMRGNYSLGSQLAGFHEKGRRFPYQVNRSNRIGQWKKLWEQRLDQMEIFCDEKVRQHPSSYFEKLLVESFPYYIGLTENAIQYLVDTELDDQPIHTDSATICHHRFTRNTWLNERTVFPIDWVYDHASRDLAEWIRGEFTNQYKIDYNEVFKFTRDYERVTRLSTFSWRLLYSRLLFPVHYFESIEGYYLSSSEAEKKQYEIRLSEHLKRSTDYELFLKEINHLIRQSRNNTSKVPQVGWL; encoded by the coding sequence ATGGACAAACACCTGCAGGAACATTATAGGCTAAAGATTGATGAGAAAATGTCTATAGGAAGCTATGAGGCATTTCGCTTTCGAAATGTAGTATATACTATTGTACCGATTACTAATATGGAACATGAAGAAATTGTTGAGTTAAAACAGATGAGTGATTATTTAATTAGTACAGGAGAAAGAAATATAGCTTCTATAGTTCCGACAGCTTCCAACAGCTTACTTACTTCTATTGATGATCAGGGAAATATTCTTCTTCTACAAATGCCTACACAACAGCAAGGTATGAGAGGGAACTACTCTCTCGGGAGTCAGCTCGCCGGATTCCATGAAAAGGGGAGGAGATTTCCATATCAGGTTAATCGAAGCAATAGAATAGGGCAATGGAAAAAGTTATGGGAGCAACGCCTTGATCAAATGGAAATCTTCTGTGATGAAAAAGTAAGACAACACCCTTCATCTTATTTTGAGAAGCTTCTGGTGGAATCATTCCCATATTATATAGGGTTGACAGAAAATGCTATTCAATATCTGGTGGATACTGAACTGGATGATCAGCCTATTCACACTGACTCTGCAACGATTTGTCATCATCGATTTACTAGAAATACATGGTTAAATGAAAGAACAGTATTTCCGATTGATTGGGTGTACGACCATGCAAGCCGTGATTTAGCAGAATGGATAAGGGGCGAGTTTACTAATCAATATAAAATCGATTACAATGAAGTGTTTAAATTTACGCGAGATTATGAGCGGGTCACTAGATTATCAACATTCTCATGGAGATTATTATATTCAAGATTATTGTTTCCGGTTCACTACTTTGAATCAATCGAAGGCTATTATTTATCAAGTTCAGAAGCTGAAAAAAAGCAATATGAGATCAGGCTAAGTGAACATTTGAAGCGTTCTACTGACTATGAGTTGTTCCTAAAAGAAATAAATCATCTAATACGTCAAAGTAGAAATAATACTTCAAAAGTACCACAAGTAGGTTGGTTATAA